A genomic segment from Syntrophotalea acetylenivorans encodes:
- the rplT gene encoding 50S ribosomal protein L20, which produces MPRVKRGFKARRRRNKVLKLAKGYRGARGKLFRSATEAVDRGLKYAFRDRKVKKRDFRALWISRINAASRENGLTYSRLVYGLKKAEVGIDRKILAQLAVCDPAGFTAIVDKAKAQMQ; this is translated from the coding sequence ATGCCAAGAGTAAAAAGAGGTTTCAAAGCGAGACGTAGAAGAAACAAGGTTCTTAAGCTTGCCAAAGGTTATCGCGGCGCACGGGGTAAACTGTTTCGCAGTGCCACCGAAGCTGTCGATCGCGGATTGAAATACGCTTTTCGCGACCGTAAGGTCAAAAAGCGGGATTTCCGTGCCCTGTGGATTTCGCGTATTAATGCGGCTTCCCGGGAAAATGGTCTGACTTACAGTCGACTCGTATACGGGTTGAAAAAAGCCGAAGTAGGCATTGACCGTAAGATTCTGGCTCAGCTTGCCGTCTGTGACCCGGCTGGCTTTACTGCTATCGTTGATAAAGCCAAGGCCCAGATGCAGTAA
- the pheS gene encoding phenylalanine--tRNA ligase subunit alpha has product MKEQLAELLKQGRAALLAAESLDQLQEARVGLLGKKGSMTAVMKGMGRLSAEERPVIGALANSVKVEIEDLFEERSAAVREQELQQRLASEQIDVTLPGRTAARGTKHPITLVTEEITEIFSSLGFGVEEGPEVEQDFYNFEALNMPKDHPARDMQDTFYISEDVVLRTHTSPVQIRAMLKHAPPVRVIAPGTVYRRDSDLTHTPMFHQIEGFLVDRDITFGDLKGILTTFISQFFGKGIGVRFRPSFFPFTEPSAEVDIQCVICGGSGCRVCKKSGWLEILGSGMIDPEVFKSVNYDYQKYSGFAFGMGIERIAMLKYGVNDLRLFFENDTRFLRQF; this is encoded by the coding sequence ATGAAGGAACAACTCGCAGAATTGTTGAAGCAGGGAAGGGCGGCGCTGTTGGCTGCCGAGTCTTTAGATCAGTTACAGGAGGCGCGGGTCGGTCTGCTGGGCAAGAAAGGCTCCATGACCGCTGTTATGAAGGGGATGGGGCGACTTTCTGCGGAGGAACGACCTGTGATTGGGGCCCTGGCCAATTCCGTCAAGGTCGAAATCGAAGATCTGTTCGAAGAGCGGTCCGCTGCCGTACGTGAGCAAGAATTGCAGCAACGCCTGGCCTCTGAACAAATTGACGTCACCCTCCCCGGGCGCACTGCTGCGAGAGGCACCAAGCATCCGATTACCCTGGTTACAGAAGAGATTACGGAGATCTTTTCTTCTCTGGGCTTCGGGGTTGAAGAAGGGCCTGAGGTGGAACAGGACTTCTATAATTTCGAGGCGCTGAATATGCCTAAGGACCACCCTGCCCGCGATATGCAGGATACCTTTTATATCTCTGAAGATGTGGTCCTGCGTACTCACACTTCCCCTGTTCAGATTCGGGCTATGCTTAAGCATGCTCCACCTGTTCGTGTTATAGCGCCGGGGACTGTTTATCGGCGCGACTCCGATCTTACGCATACTCCGATGTTTCACCAAATAGAGGGTTTCCTCGTCGACAGAGATATTACCTTTGGAGACCTTAAGGGGATTCTGACGACCTTTATCTCTCAGTTTTTCGGTAAAGGGATCGGGGTACGTTTTCGACCTTCTTTCTTTCCCTTCACCGAGCCGAGCGCCGAAGTTGACATCCAGTGCGTCATTTGCGGCGGCAGCGGCTGCCGTGTTTGTAAAAAATCGGGCTGGCTGGAGATTTTAGGCAGCGGGATGATCGATCCGGAAGTTTTCAAGTCCGTCAATTATGATTATCAGAAATATAGTGGATTTGCTTTTGGAATGGGCATCGAGCGTATTG